CAACATCAAGATTCGCGATACTTCGAATGATATGATTCGATTCTTTAACGGCGGCTCAAATATGTGGGTTCACAAATGTGACCTCTCGAATGGCGGAGATGGCGCATTTGATGCCACCGAAGGGGTTACTGGCGTCACCGTCTCCTACACACATATCTTCGACCATGACAAAGCGATGCTTGTGGGGGCCGGCTCGGACGATGGAGACGGCGTAAACATGCGTTGGACCGCACACCACAACTGGTACGAAAATGTCGTACAGCGGCTGCCAGCTATTCGTTTCGGTCAGGCCCATAGCTTCAACAATTTGATCGAATGGCGAAGTGGTACAGCAATGTCGACGCGCCTGAGTCCCAGCCAAATCTTAGTGGAGAACAATATCCTCGCGCCTCAAACCAACGTCGGGCACAAAGTAATCTCCCTTGCTGAGGACCGTGGCGCAGCAAAATTTGTTGGAAACTTGGAGCGTCCACTGCCTGGCGACACGATTGAGTTCGAAGAGACCAACCCTGAATCTGTTTTCGATCCCTCGACTTCCTACTCTTACACAGCTGAGCCCGCTAATGGGGACCTCGACGCGTACATCCGTGCGAACGCTGGGTGGCAGGACGTTCCTTTTCCTGAAGTGCCCTAGGCCTTGAAACCCAGCTTGGGTTGAAGGTAAGCGCGTGGATCATCAACATCCCAAGGCTCAAATCGGCGAAAGACACCGTGCAAATGATGCCGATGTGCAAACCCACTAGCGCTAGCCAGAGCCACGACCTAGCACGTGATATTAAGGCGATGGGAAGGGCTAAGAGCTCGATGCCGAGCGTTCCCCAGGTCAAGAACTTGAGGAGTGTCGGCAGCTCCAAGAGAAGGTCGCGCAGGGGCGAAAGGCGCGCGAGTGGACTCATCAAAACGTGTGTGATTGCCGTGCCGTCCAGCCATGAAGGGCTAATCAGCTTGGTGTAGCCGCTGTAGGTGTAACCTGCCGCCATGACCCACCACGCACTGCCGTACATGGCGTCCGGTACGCGAAA
This Microvenator marinus DNA region includes the following protein-coding sequences:
- a CDS encoding pectate lyase family protein; the protein is MRSSLHFGSICLVLILGFLSSCGSSSTSDPEDLGGIEDMGGVEDLRSADMSADLDLVNNLVDSGAADDSGPDLVTMPDMTQRPPHEQLLSELVGFGQETTGGAGGPVVTVTTLADSGAGSLREAATSQGPAWIRFLVSGVIELESAIEVLSDKTIDGRGADITITGEGLFVQNGEGNVIINNIKIRDTSNDMIRFFNGGSNMWVHKCDLSNGGDGAFDATEGVTGVTVSYTHIFDHDKAMLVGAGSDDGDGVNMRWTAHHNWYENVVQRLPAIRFGQAHSFNNLIEWRSGTAMSTRLSPSQILVENNILAPQTNVGHKVISLAEDRGAAKFVGNLERPLPGDTIEFEETNPESVFDPSTSYSYTAEPANGDLDAYIRANAGWQDVPFPEVP